The nucleotide sequence GTTTGGGGCCCCGCTTCGCAGGGAAGGGGAGGGCGCGGCCTCGCGATCACCTCTTCGTTTGAAGCCCGCGCGCAAACCATGGGTCCGCGCTGACGCGGCAGGCCGATCTTCGGTCCGTCGGGGGCGGGGAAGGGCCGGGACAGAGGGCGGACGTCGCTCAACCGTCCAGCGCCACCGCCTCCAGCGCCGGCAGGTCGCAGGCGAAGACGTTCGGCGCCCGCTCGACCACGAGACCCGCGCGCTTGAACTCGGCGATGGTGCGGCTGGCCGTTTCCATGCCGACGCCGAGCATGGCGCCCAGATCCTCGCGGCCCGACAGCAGGACCGGTTCGTTCGGAGCGTCGGCGGCGAGCTTCAGGAACAGCCGGGCCAACCGCCGCCGGGCGCTGCCGGTGGACAGCTCGGTCAGCCACTCGTCGGCCTGGTGCAGGGATTGGTACCAGCGCTCCATCAGGCGGGCGTGCAGGCGCGGCGTCTCCTTGCTCAGCCGTTCGACCACCGCGCGCGGCAGGCGGCAGGTCTCCGCCTCCTGAAGCACGACGGCGGTGTGCTCGTAGGGCTTGCCGACCAGCACCTCCAGCCCGGCGACGGCGCCCCGGCGGAGCAATCGGACGATGCGCTGCGTGCCGTCGGGCAGGAATTGGACCAGCTTCACCAGCCCGCTGCGGATCGTGTAGAGGGAGCCGCCCTCGTCCCCCGCGCTGTAGAGCGTGGCGCCGGGCTGGAAACGCAGCTCGTCGATGGGGATGTGGATCAGGTCGAAGTCCTGGTCGCGCAGGTCGCCGAACAGGACGAGGTCCCGGATGGCGCAACTGCTGCAGCGCGCGGTGCCCAGCCGTGCGGCGTCGATTCCGTTCCGATGCACCCCTGCCTGCCTTCCGTCCGCCGGACCCGTTCCGCCCGAAGCTCCGGAACGAATTTTACGCGGTCCGGTCGAAAAGTTCCAACCGCGTGGATCCGTCACGGTCGGTATCCCGTATCCTGTCCTACCCCCTTTCCCATGTTGCGCGCAACGAAAGGCAATCTATATGACCAATCGCTTATGCCCTTGTTCTGAAGTGGTATTGTTTCAGTCTCCTGCCGTTGATAACCAAAGAGATGCCCGCCAAGCCAAACATTCGACATTATCTGAAATCATCGAATAGACCGGACAGCGAGCAGGGCATTAAGGAGCGACCTATTGGATTGTCTTTGTTCTTGGAGTGAACGCTGCCGTGAGGACCGGCGCCGTGACCGTTGGTGATTTGGATCTCGACGCCTGCAGCCGGGAACCGATCCATCGCCCCGGCAGCATCCAGCCCCACGGCATGCTGTTGGCTTTCTCCGGAAGCGCCCCCGGCGCCACCCTGATCCAGGCCAGCGCCAACGCCGCCCCGGCGCTGGCCCTGCCGCTGGAGCAGGCGTTGGGTCAGCCGTTGGAGCAGGCCCTGCACCCGCTGATCGCCACCGCGGCCGGATCCTTTCTCGCCGCCGGTCCGGTGCCGTCCCGCCCGGTGCCGGTCGCCGTGACCGACCTGCCCGGCGCCGGCCGTCACCAGCTTCTCGCCCACGCCATCCGTGACGCGGCGGGCAACGACGTGGTGATTCTGGAACTGGAGCGGCTGGACGGGCTGGAGACCGGCCTCATCGACCACGTCTATCCGCGCATGCGCGAGGCGCTGGAGCGGCTGGACGCGCTGAACGCGCCGGCGGACCTGCTGAGCTGCGCCGCGCAGGAGGTGCGGGCGCTGACCGGTTTCGACCGCGTGCTGATCTACCGCTTCGACGCCGACTGGCACGGCACGGTGGTGGCGGAGGACGGGAACGGGCGGCTGCCCTCCTACATGGACCTGCGCTTTCCCGCCTCCGACATCCCCACCCAGGCGCGCGAGCTGTACCGGCTGAACCGCCAGCGGCTGATCCCCGACGCCGGCTACGCGCCGGTGCCCCTGGTCGCGATGCCGCTTCTTCCCGCCGGGGCGCCGCTGCTCGACCTCAGCTTCTCCGTCCTGCGCAGCGTGTCGCCGGTGCATGTCCAGTACATGCGGAACATGGAAACCGCCTCCTCCATGTCGGTGTCGATCCTGCTGCACGGGTCCCTGTGGGGCCTGGTCTCCTGCCACCACCGGGAGCCGAAGGCGGTGTCCTACGCCGTGCGCGCGGCCTGCGACCTGATCGCCCAGATCCTGTCCGTGCGCATCGCCGCGGTGGAGGACCGGCGCGACGCGGAGCACCGCATCGCCCTGCAGGGCATCCAGGCGCGGCTGCTGGCCGCCATGGCGCAGACCGATCCCTTCATCGCCGGGCTGACCGAGCATCCCGACGACCTGCTGCGCTTCGCCAACGCCAGTGGAGCCGCCGTCGTCTTCGAGCGGCGCTGCACGCTGGTCGGCGACACCCCGACGGAAGAGCAGGTGCGCGACCTCGTGGACTGGCTGGCCGCCCAGGGCGAGCCGGAGCAGTTCGAGACCGACAGCCTGCCCGCCCTCTACCCGCCCGCCGCGGCGTTCGAAGGCAAGGCGGCGGGGCTGCTGGCCATCGCCGTGTCGAAGCTGCACGCCAGCTACGTGCTGTGGTTCCGGCCCGAGGTCGTGCGGACCGTCCGCTGGGGCGGCGACCCGCGCAAGCCGCTCGACCGCGAGGGGCAGGCGCTGAGCCCGCGCGCCTCCTTCGAGACCTGGAAGGAGACGGTGCGCCACCGCGCGCTGCCCTGGACCGCGGCGGAGCGCGACACTGCCGCGGCGCTGCGCCACGCCGTCATCGGCATCGTCCTGCGCAAGGCGGAGGAGCTGGCCGCCCTGTCGCGGGAGCTGGCGCGCTCCAACAAGGAGCTGGAGTCCTTCTCCTACTCCGTCTCCCACGACCTGCGCGCGCCGTTCCGCCACATCGTCGGCTACGCCGAACTGCTGCAGGAGCTGGAGTCGGACCAGTTGAGCGACACCGGGAAGCGCTATCTGGGCGTCATCGTGGACGCGGCCAACAGCGCCGGCACGCTGGTGGACAACCTGCTGCACTTCTCCCAGATGGGACGCAGCGAGCTGACCCCCGTCTCCATGGACATGAACGCCCTGGTGGCGGAGGTGCGGGAGACGCTGGCGCCCGACACCGCCGGGCGGGCCATCGAGTGGGACATCGCCCCGCTGCCCACGGTGCGCGGCGATCCCGTGATGATGCGGCTGGTTCTGCAAAATCTTCTGTCGAACGCCATCAAATACTCCCGCGGCCGGGAACCGGCGCGCATCGCCGTGGGTTGCGAAGACCGACCCACCGAAACCCTCTTCTTCGTCAGGGACAACGGGGTCGGTTTCAACCAGGCTTACGAGAAGAAGCTGTTCGGGGTGTTCCAGCGGCTTCACCGCAACGAGGAGTTCGAAGGCATCGGTATCGGTCTGGCCAACGTGCGCCGCGCCGTGGACCGCCATGGCGGACGGACCTGGGCCGACGGGCGGCTCGACAAAGGGGCCATCTTCTACTTCACGCTGCCGAAGGCCGGGGCGGCGAAACCGGATCTGCGAGCTCTCGATGAGTGACCTGAAACCCATCCTGCTGGTCGAAGACAACCCGCGGGACCTCGAACTGACCCTGGCGGCGCTGGAGAAATGCCAGCTCGCCAACGACGTGATCGTCGCCCGCGACGGTGAGGAGGCGTTGCGGATGCTGACCCGGCGCGATCCGGAAACCGGAAAGCCGACCCAGCTTCCCGCCGTCGTCCTGCTCGACCTCAAGCTGCCGAAGATCGACGGGCTGGAGGTGCTGGAGCGGGTGAAGAGCGATCCGGAGACCCGGCACGTCCCCATCGTGATGCTCACCGCGTCGCGCGAGGAAAGCGACCTCGTGCGCAGCTACCGGCTGGGCGTGAACGCCTTCGTGGTGAAGCCGGTGGACTTCAAGGCGTTCTTCCAGGCGATCCGCGACCTGGGCGCCTTCTGGGCGATCCTGAACGAACCCCCGGTCGGCTGCACCCGCCGCCCGGCGGGAATCCCGCCCGCGGGAAAAGGCGCCTGAAGGAATGCCTGCCGGAATGCCCGCTGCCGTGACCATCCTGCATCTGGAAGACAGCCCGCTGGACTGCGAGCTGGCCTGCGCGCGGCTGCGCAAGGCGGGAATCTCCTGCGACGTGACCCGCGTGGACACCCGCGCGGCCTTCGAGGCGGCGCTGGACGGGCGGCGCTTCGACCTGATCCTGGCCGACTTCTCGCTCCCCGATTTCGACGGGCTGGAGGCGCTGGAGATCGCCAAGGCCCGTGCCCCGGAAACCCCCTTCCTGTTCCTGTCCGGGCGCATGGGGGAGGAGACGGCGGTGTCGGCGCTGAAGATGGGGGCGCGCGACTATGTGCTGAAGCAGCGGCTGGCCCATCTGCCCGCCGCGGTGGAGCGGGCGATCGTGGAGGCGCGCACCCTGGCCGAGCGGCGGCTGGCCGAGGAGAATCTGCGCCGGCTGCGGCAGGCCATCGACGACATCCGCGACTACGCCATCGTCACGCTGGACCCGGAGGGGCGCATCACCTCGTGGAACGAGGGCAGCCGCCGCCTGTTCGGCCACACCGAGGAGGAGGCGCTCGGCCGCCCGCTCTCCCTGCTCTTCGCGCCGGAGGAGCGTTGCGCGGAGAACATCCACGGCCTGCTGGCCGGGGTGGCGGAGAAGGAGCGCTGCGAGGTCGAATGGATCCACGCGGCGCGGGACGGGCGGCGCTTCTTCGGCTCCACCGTGCTGACCGTGGCGCGCGACGCCACCGGCGCGCCGGCCGCCTATTCGGTGGTGGTGCGCGACATCACCGACCGCCGCGCCTCGGAGATCGCGCTGCGCGACAGCGAGGCCAAGTTCCGCGCCATCGCGGAGAGCATGCCGCAACTCGTCTGGTCGGCCCCGCCGGACGGCCTCCCCGACTATTACAACCTGCATTGGTTCGCCTACACCGGCACCCGGCCGGAGGCGATGACCGGAACGGCCTGGATGGATGTGGTCCATCCCGACGACCGGGCGCGGACCGCCGCGCTGTGGAACGGCGCGGTGCGGTCGGGCGACGCCTACGAGGTCGAGTACCGGCTGCGCGAGGCCGGGGGCCGGTATCGCTGGTTCCTCGGGCGGGCGGTGCCGCTGCGCGACGCGGACGGGCGGATCACCCGCTGGTTCGGCACCTGCACCGACATCGACGACGCGGTGAAGGCGCGCGCGGCCCAGGCCGATGCCCGCGAGGATCTGGAGCGGCAGGTGGCCGAGCGCACGGCGGAGCTGGTGGCCGCCAACCGCCGGCTGCTGGGCGAGGTGGCGGAGCGGCAGCGCGCCCAGGCCGACCTCAGCGCGCTCTACGCCAAGACGCCGGTGCCGCTGCATTCCCTGGACGCCGAGGGCCGGCTGCTGAGCGTCAGCGACCGCTGGCTGGAGTTCATGGGCTATGACAGCCGGGGTCAGGTCCTCGGCCGCAACATCGTCGACTTCATGCCGCCGGACGTCGCGCGGGAGCACCGGGAGCACCTCTGGCCGGAGCTTATGCGGCTCGGGGCGTTCCAGGACATGCCCTACCGGCTGGTCAAGCGGTCGGGGGAGGTCGCCGACGTGCTGGTCTCCGCCCGGATCGAGCGGGACGGCTGGGGGGCCTTCCTGCGCACCATGGCCGCGGTGGTCGACGTTTCCGCCCGCCTGCGCGCCGAAGCCGAGCGCGAACGGGCGGAGGAGGCCCTGCGCCACTCCCAGAAGATGGACGCGCTGGGTCAGCTCACCGGCGGCATCGCCCATGATTTCAACAACCTGCTGACGGCGATCTCCGGAAACCTGGACCTGCTGCTGTCCCGGCTGGACACCGCGGAGCGGGCGGACCTGCGCGACTACGCCACCCACGCCAAGGTCGGGGCGACCCGCGCCGCCGGATTGACGCAGCGCCTTCTCGCCTTCGCCCGGCGGCAGCCGCTGCGTCCCGACGCGACGGAGCCCCGCGTGCTGGTCGAGGGAATGGAGGACCTGCTGCGCCGCACGGTGGGCGAGCAGGTGTCCATCGCGACCGATTGCCCGCCGGACGTCTGGGCGGCCTGGTGCGATTCCAACCAGCTGGAGATCGCGCTGCTGAATCTGGTGGTGAACGCCCGTGACGCCATGCCGGATGGCGGGCGCATCACCATCACCGCCGCCAACGCCCATCTGACGGCGGCCGACGTGGCGGGCGACGCTTCCGGCGCGTCGCCCGGCGACTACGTCGTCCTGACCGTCGCCGACACCGGGATGGGCATGCCGCCCGACATCATCAAGCGCGCCTTCGACCCCTTCTTCACCACCAAGCCGATCGGGCAGGGGACCGGGCTGGGGCTGTCCCAGGTCTATGGCTTCGTCAGCCAGTCCCGCGGGCTGGTGCGCATCGACAGCGAATCCGGGCGGGGCACCGCCGTGCGCCTCTACCTGCCGCGCTGCGACGGGGAGGAGGGGGTCGGCCTGCCGCCGGGAGCCGCCGCGGCGCCCGCCGACGAGGCGGTGGACGGCACCGCCGGAACCGTGCTGCTGGTGGAGGACGAGGCGCTGGTCCGCATGGTCGCGGTGCAGGCGCTGGAGGACGCCGGGCTGGACGTCGTCGAGGCGTCGGACGGAACGGAGGCGCTGGAGCTGCTGGACGGCGGCCTGCGCGCCGATCTGGTGGTCACCGATGTCGGGCTTCCCGGCATGAACGGGCGGCAGCTCGCCGAGGCGGTGCACGAGCGGCGGCCCGAGCTGGGCGTTCTGTTCATGACCGGCTACGCCTACGACGCCACGCTCGGCACCGGCATCCTGGAACCGGGCTGCGAGGTGCTGCAGAAGCCCTTCGAGACGACGGCGCTGGTCGCCCGCGTCACCGGCATGCTGGCCCACACGCGCGGCGGCGGCAGTGGTGGTGGCGCCCTGCGCGAATCTGTCCCGGAACGCCACTGCGACTGACGCGTTATCCTCCTCTAAGGACGAGTCCGGCCCCGCGCATGGACTCCGCGCGGGGGGAGGACGGGCGATGCTTCAGGTCTCCGAATCGCAGGTGCGCCTGGGGCTTTCGGCGCCGGACAAGACGGAGGCCATCCGCATCGCCGGGCGGGCGATGGTCGACAGCGGCCTGATCGAGCCCGGATACATCGACAGCATGCTGGGCCGCGAGGCGGTGTCCGGCACCTATCTCGGCAGCGGCATCGCCATTCCCCACGGGCTTCCCGACGCCCGCGATCTGGTGCGGCGGACCGGCGTGGTGGTGGTCCAGTTCCCTCAAGGTGTCGATTGGGGCGGCGGGGAGCCG is from Azospirillum sp. TSH58 and encodes:
- a CDS encoding Crp/Fnr family transcriptional regulator; amino-acid sequence: MHRNGIDAARLGTARCSSCAIRDLVLFGDLRDQDFDLIHIPIDELRFQPGATLYSAGDEGGSLYTIRSGLVKLVQFLPDGTQRIVRLLRRGAVAGLEVLVGKPYEHTAVVLQEAETCRLPRAVVERLSKETPRLHARLMERWYQSLHQADEWLTELSTGSARRRLARLFLKLAADAPNEPVLLSGREDLGAMLGVGMETASRTIAEFKRAGLVVERAPNVFACDLPALEAVALDG
- a CDS encoding ATP-binding protein, which encodes MTVGDLDLDACSREPIHRPGSIQPHGMLLAFSGSAPGATLIQASANAAPALALPLEQALGQPLEQALHPLIATAAGSFLAAGPVPSRPVPVAVTDLPGAGRHQLLAHAIRDAAGNDVVILELERLDGLETGLIDHVYPRMREALERLDALNAPADLLSCAAQEVRALTGFDRVLIYRFDADWHGTVVAEDGNGRLPSYMDLRFPASDIPTQARELYRLNRQRLIPDAGYAPVPLVAMPLLPAGAPLLDLSFSVLRSVSPVHVQYMRNMETASSMSVSILLHGSLWGLVSCHHREPKAVSYAVRAACDLIAQILSVRIAAVEDRRDAEHRIALQGIQARLLAAMAQTDPFIAGLTEHPDDLLRFANASGAAVVFERRCTLVGDTPTEEQVRDLVDWLAAQGEPEQFETDSLPALYPPAAAFEGKAAGLLAIAVSKLHASYVLWFRPEVVRTVRWGGDPRKPLDREGQALSPRASFETWKETVRHRALPWTAAERDTAAALRHAVIGIVLRKAEELAALSRELARSNKELESFSYSVSHDLRAPFRHIVGYAELLQELESDQLSDTGKRYLGVIVDAANSAGTLVDNLLHFSQMGRSELTPVSMDMNALVAEVRETLAPDTAGRAIEWDIAPLPTVRGDPVMMRLVLQNLLSNAIKYSRGREPARIAVGCEDRPTETLFFVRDNGVGFNQAYEKKLFGVFQRLHRNEEFEGIGIGLANVRRAVDRHGGRTWADGRLDKGAIFYFTLPKAGAAKPDLRALDE
- a CDS encoding response regulator, which produces MSDLKPILLVEDNPRDLELTLAALEKCQLANDVIVARDGEEALRMLTRRDPETGKPTQLPAVVLLDLKLPKIDGLEVLERVKSDPETRHVPIVMLTASREESDLVRSYRLGVNAFVVKPVDFKAFFQAIRDLGAFWAILNEPPVGCTRRPAGIPPAGKGA
- a CDS encoding PAS domain S-box protein, coding for MPAAVTILHLEDSPLDCELACARLRKAGISCDVTRVDTRAAFEAALDGRRFDLILADFSLPDFDGLEALEIAKARAPETPFLFLSGRMGEETAVSALKMGARDYVLKQRLAHLPAAVERAIVEARTLAERRLAEENLRRLRQAIDDIRDYAIVTLDPEGRITSWNEGSRRLFGHTEEEALGRPLSLLFAPEERCAENIHGLLAGVAEKERCEVEWIHAARDGRRFFGSTVLTVARDATGAPAAYSVVVRDITDRRASEIALRDSEAKFRAIAESMPQLVWSAPPDGLPDYYNLHWFAYTGTRPEAMTGTAWMDVVHPDDRARTAALWNGAVRSGDAYEVEYRLREAGGRYRWFLGRAVPLRDADGRITRWFGTCTDIDDAVKARAAQADAREDLERQVAERTAELVAANRRLLGEVAERQRAQADLSALYAKTPVPLHSLDAEGRLLSVSDRWLEFMGYDSRGQVLGRNIVDFMPPDVAREHREHLWPELMRLGAFQDMPYRLVKRSGEVADVLVSARIERDGWGAFLRTMAAVVDVSARLRAEAERERAEEALRHSQKMDALGQLTGGIAHDFNNLLTAISGNLDLLLSRLDTAERADLRDYATHAKVGATRAAGLTQRLLAFARRQPLRPDATEPRVLVEGMEDLLRRTVGEQVSIATDCPPDVWAAWCDSNQLEIALLNLVVNARDAMPDGGRITITAANAHLTAADVAGDASGASPGDYVVLTVADTGMGMPPDIIKRAFDPFFTTKPIGQGTGLGLSQVYGFVSQSRGLVRIDSESGRGTAVRLYLPRCDGEEGVGLPPGAAAAPADEAVDGTAGTVLLVEDEALVRMVAVQALEDAGLDVVEASDGTEALELLDGGLRADLVVTDVGLPGMNGRQLAEAVHERRPELGVLFMTGYAYDATLGTGILEPGCEVLQKPFETTALVARVTGMLAHTRGGGSGGGALRESVPERHCD